TATTGTATAACAGGAAGTTGGTAAATATACAAATTAAGAAAAAAGTCTTTTTAATAAATCGATGATATTTACAAGTTTTGTGTATAATATTGAGATATAAGTTTTGTCCGTGATAATTGCAGCGCTGCtaagctgtagatgtcgctgatGGGGTACTGCTGTTTTTCTTCCACTTTTGATAtgtagaagaaaaatcggactctggtcgccgggattcgaacccgagtcccgaacgttcgcaacctaaggcgctaaccactgcgctgtcatcgtccgacactagttagtgtcgaggtATTTGCTAttgagtgccgccacagtattTACAAGTTTCGCGTCAGAAGAAATTAGTCTTCAATCGTTTGTTGTTTCATACTGGTGTATATAGTCGACTTCCTACTACAACgttatttctattttatgtTTAATTTGTCCGGACTTTTATCACGATTCACTTACGTCCATTTTGTCCTGATCTTTTTCTCCGGAATAATACTCATTATTTGGTTCAACTATCTTATCAGTATCCTGTGTATTTTGCCTGGAGTCAGGGTCAGGTTCTGGTTGCCTTTCTTCCTCTGGAGGCAACGCATCGCATGGAACATCCTGCATTTGGACGCTTGGAGAGTGTTGAATCATTTTCAAGTTATCATAAACGTGTCTCGTAATAGCCTCCAAATACTGTTTGCTATTCGCATTGTCTTGTCTGGTTACAACATCAGGATGCAATGTAAAGTCTGGTGCGAAATATTCCAGGTATTCTGTGTAGGGTAGCTCATTACTGATTTGTTCATCGACGAGCAAAGAGGTTTCGTAGGTCCAGCAACGCGCGACATTACGCAATGTATATCCTCCTCCTCCAACAGTAAGTAATGGCACATTTAGGTCTCTCACGAATTTCACACATTCTCCATGACCTTTTGTGCTCAAACTGAAACAGCCAAGACGATCATTTGCGAGCGAATCTGCTCCACATTGTAGGACTATAGCAGTTGGTTGGAAGAACTCCATTACATGAGATATAACAGGCTTAAATACTTGAACATAAGATGTATCATCAATGCCCTCTTTCAAGGGTACATTAACAGAATAATATCGTCCACTTTCTGCTCCGATTTCATACATATCTCCAGTACCAGGAAAGAAGTAGTTTCCATACTTGTGGAAAGATACTGTCATCACTCTATCCGTGAGATAAAATGCTTCTTGTACTCCATCCCCATGGTGGACATCTATATCTATATAAAGTACTCTAGCATGGTATTTCAACAATTCTAAGATTGCTATTACGATATCATTAATGTAACAGAAACCAGAAGCTTCAAATTTCTTTGCATGGTGCAGCCCTCCACTCCAATTAATAGCAATGTCACAGCAATTATTATTCAGTTTTGTAGCACCTTCTAGAGAAGCACCCGTGTACATGGAGCAGAAATCAAATAATCCTTCAAAAACAGGACAGTCATCACCTACGTTAAAGTGACTTAGATATTTGGTGTATCCTTGCAAGTTTTGTGGGGTCACTCTTTGTAAAAATTCAACATACTCGTCTGAATGAAAGCGACACATATCATGGGTGCTTGCACGATATGGACGATAGATCTGCATCTTCTTGTGCAAACCATAATTTAATACCAAACTGTGGATTACAGCAAGTCTGTGAGGCTTCATTGGATGTCCGGGACCATAATGGAAATTTCCTACATCTGGATTGTAGAAATATGATACCTTTTTGTTGTAACTCATTTTGAGGTTAGTTCTTTGGGATAGGTTATCAAAATATACGagtgtatatttatataatataaagaaatatttttccttcgttAAACTACATTTACAACATCGTCAtgaataacaaaataattaaaattcttcAATATCTTTTGTATATGTAATAATTAGCCCTTATTTTTAGAATGTCAGAATGTAACGCTATAAGAATCAAATAACACACAAGTATCTTGTCAGTCAAAAGATCCATCGATTAGAGTAGAACAAGAAGAATTTTACATTCAACTTCCATTGAACAATGAACcacaaataaacaaataaaactaAAAATTATAACATTAGCACTTGTAACGCATGCACAAATATAGTCAATTTTCCACGCATCGCTCTGACAGTTTTTTTGTTGCCATTTACAAGCATTTTAATTCTAACTAATTTCCCCTAGATTTTGATCACGTGGTTTTATTTATCTTCGCCAAATGCTAATTCATTAGACGTgatgatatttaaaaaatcacaacAAACATATACTTTTGTAATACCTTTCCCATCTTTTTAAAATATACTACTTCATATAATACTTACAGTAAAACGAATATTGTTGGAATTTACCAATGTTTTTCCTAAAaaacatattattattttattattacttattgttagttatttattttttctatgATACTCGTAATTTTAAGTTCAGTTAAGCTAAGTGCtttcataaatataatttaaaaaatgtaatgtaggcagaaaattattttacttactAAATATTATAGAGTACTgtatttggatattttataatttttgcaTTTCACATGCATTTTGTGCGTTGTGACAAATTACTATTTCttataaatgtacaaaaatccgCAGTGTAATAGTGATAACctaaaatataataaagaatgtacatacatacttatatatattattatatatttttttttattaggaTGAAAAATCGATACTCTTGCAGAGAATCAAGTGGCATACTTTTCAAATTTGATCACCTGTGAATCGAAATTTCATTGCAGTGTACAATGACTAGATCGctgatgtttatgcatttttgggaaatttaaaatctcaaaaatttacaaaatgcaTATAATACATAAAAGTATCTAAAGTAGAatagttattttaatatttaatagatgaaacaaatttctatttagaatttatttctttagtCATACTCTATTTCTTTATGTAATACTCTATAAACATCCGCATCCTAATAATGACAATTTACAAGTTGATTCTAAAGACGATGGAGAAATAGGCCAATTTCCATTAATTTTCAGGATGTTTTGAAATGGATGCTGTACCAAATTGATTTGATAGGCCGCAGCCATTCTTGTTTTCGAGACGTTGGCGGTTGGCAACGACGCTTCCAACGTATTCCAAGGGATGAATCGAATACTGCaggtttttttattatttatccaCATAGTGTTAATTAACATTTAAAAAGTAGTCGTTTCTATGCGTTAGAAACCGTAATTGACTGGCCAAGTAATAACAGTTTAGAAAGTATGCGGCCGGATTCACGTAGCGTTTCGTTCACGTTTCACCGGGAAGTTCTGAATGTCAAAAATTCACCGGAGATCACAAAAAAACTGAGACGGCGCCTCCAGGATCGTTTCGAGAAGGAAAAGCCCGGAGATTCTTGTAAGGAGAAAATGTCAAAAGATAAGCAAACAGGTGACCGTAGCTGGAACAATTTAAGTCTTGGAAATATGTCAGCGGATTCTAGACGTGCTTTGCGAAGCGGAGCCGAAAAGTTATCAAAAACTATATCTTCTGTACGTACAACTTTTGGAACTATTTCACAGGTGAGATAAATTCCCAAGAAaaaagtaatagtaataattaagTTATAGATGTTCGTGCATATTTATGttttgacatatatatatatatatatatatatataaaacaatggaatttAAATATAGGAATGTTTAATCTCTCTGTCTACTGCAATAAAtactttattttagatattttgtatggttttgtatattatgttcattgtatatattttattatattttaattgtctgtgaaatttatttttgttaaataaaCACTAATAATATAGTCAGGGGAAATGTCCAAAAAGTCAAAGTAAAATTCATTATCATTACTTTTGATTTCAAACCATAATTCATATCATGATTTTCTTTTTGGCATTTTAAAGTATTCCTTATTAAATATCTTCAAAGCTTATTAGCTCACTATGGTATACAATCAGAATGATTTGTTGCTTTGATGTTTGAGAATAAACATGCAACTGCAAACTATTCATAATGCAGAAACATTCacagtataataataataatcaaataAAAGAATAGCAATATTGTATTCAATAACAATATGATTAAATTCTCtaaatcaatattattttatttattacatagaaGTTTAAGAGTTCCACACGTAGACGTCAAAGACTGGAGGAGCAACAATCTCCAAATAGCATTTGTAAAATGCAAACTCCCCAGACACGTTCTCGCCAGCTCCTTGGTAGAACACCAACAAAGCTTTATAGTCCTTTTGGCATAGAATCTCCAAGACATGCGTGGAACAAAGAGAACAATGAAACACCGGTGCATACTCCTCCAGGAATGAATACACGATATATCCAATGTAGGCCATTCCGTTTCACCAGAGCTAAAGGATTCTCTATGTTGAGATAAAATCTCCTTCTTTAGTTATTCTTTTCTTAAATGTTACTTGAATGATCTCTTTAATTCCCAGCAATGTATTCAGGATTGTGTGCCTTGTGCAACGTACaagaatgaattatttattcaattttaattaAGCTAGTGATCTACTTTGACATATTTGTATCTCTCTAACATGTTATCTATGATATCAAACTGCTTTACATGTACATGTAATGTATAATCTATTTATacttttttatacatatttatattgataattattattactgcaatatcgaataaagaagaaGCATAAGGAACTCTTTAAGTCAAACGTATTAAGCAATTAATCTAAACAAGATATTTAACTTTTCAGTTATAAGATTTTAAGAAACGATAGAAGTTGGCGCTCCAGAAGAAACTTAACCTTTACGCGATCAACTACTGTTCACCGATATTCTTCATACAACTCATTACATCtaattaatttgtatttaatttctcatctgtttcaaataaaacaagacGATTAGGAACTAAGAAATCTAACTTATACGAAACATCAACATCTATACAAAATTTAAGTAATCTAACCTCTACGATCAACTGTTATCAATCTTCCTACGATTCGTTACGtttaattatgtatttaatttCTCATCTGTTTTAAACAAAACATGACATGGATAAGGAGATTGTAATCGTATATTTCCCATATTTATTATTCGTGCTTTGTTTGTCATTTATTACGAAGCGTCGCAGGTGGTAGTAACCTGAACGATTTCAACTCACTAGCGAGCGAAATCATCTGTGCAACGAATTTGCagaaaaaattttctatggagTGTTAGAATTGCATCTTGGAAGCTGATTAAAAAATTCGAAGCAATCTCGGAGCGGGAACCACGGTATATTTCATTATAGTTAGTGCGCACGTGCATGTTGGTAACGCAGTCGTGAAAAAaggaaatttctataaaatgcgCCAGTGCATCCGAA
This genomic stretch from Bombus affinis isolate iyBomAffi1 chromosome 16, iyBomAffi1.2, whole genome shotgun sequence harbors:
- the LOC126925809 gene encoding uncharacterized protein LOC126925809; translated protein: MRPDSRSVSFTFHREVLNVKNSPEITKKLRRRLQDRFEKEKPGDSCKEKMSKDKQTGDRSWNNLSLGNMSADSRRALRSGAEKLSKTISSVRTTFGTISQKFKSSTRRRQRLEEQQSPNSICKMQTPQTRSRQLLGRTPTKLYSPFGIESPRHAWNKENNETPVHTPPGMNTRYIQCRPFRFTRAKGFSMLR
- the LOC126925770 gene encoding histone deacetylase 3 isoform X2, producing MSYNKKVSYFYNPDVGNFHYGPGHPMKPHRLAVIHSLVLNYGLHKKMQIYRPYRASTHDMCRFHSDEYVEFLQRVTPQNLQGYTKYLSHFNVGDDCPVFEGLFDFCSMYTGASLEGATKLNNNCCDIAINWSGGLHHAKKFEASGFCYINDIVIAILELLKYHARVLYIDIDVHHGDGVQEAFYLTDRVMTVSFHKYGNYFFPGTGDMYEIGAESGRYYSVNVPLKEGIDDTSYVQVFKPVISHVMEFFQPTAIVLQCGADSLANDRLGCFSLSTKGHGECVKFVRDLNVPLLTVGGGGYTLRNVARCWTYETSLLVDEQISNELPYTEYLEYFAPDFTLHPDVVTRQDNANSKQYLEAITRHVYDNLKMIQHSPSVQMQDVPCDALPPEEERQPEPDPDSRQNTQDTDKIVEPNNEYYSGEKDQDKMD
- the LOC126925770 gene encoding histone deacetylase 3 isoform X3, producing MVCTRRCRSIVHIVQAPMICVAFIQTSDDCPVFEGLFDFCSMYTGASLEGATKLNNNCCDIAINWSGGLHHAKKFEASGFCYINDIVIAILELLKYHARVLYIDIDVHHGDGVQEAFYLTDRVMTVSFHKYGNYFFPGTGDMYEIGAESGRYYSVNVPLKEGIDDTSYVQVFKPVISHVMEFFQPTAIVLQCGADSLANDRLGCFSLSTKGHGECVKFVRDLNVPLLTVGGGGYTLRNVARCWTYETSLLVDEQISNELPYTEYLEYFAPDFTLHPDVVTRQDNANSKQYLEAITRHVYDNLKMIQHSPSVQMQDVPCDALPPEEERQPEPDPDSRQNTQDTDKIVEPNNEYYSGEKDQDKMDVSES
- the LOC126925770 gene encoding histone deacetylase 3 isoform X1, with the protein product MSYNKKVSYFYNPDVGNFHYGPGHPMKPHRLAVIHSLVLNYGLHKKMQIYRPYRASTHDMCRFHSDEYVEFLQRVTPQNLQGYTKYLSHFNVGDDCPVFEGLFDFCSMYTGASLEGATKLNNNCCDIAINWSGGLHHAKKFEASGFCYINDIVIAILELLKYHARVLYIDIDVHHGDGVQEAFYLTDRVMTVSFHKYGNYFFPGTGDMYEIGAESGRYYSVNVPLKEGIDDTSYVQVFKPVISHVMEFFQPTAIVLQCGADSLANDRLGCFSLSTKGHGECVKFVRDLNVPLLTVGGGGYTLRNVARCWTYETSLLVDEQISNELPYTEYLEYFAPDFTLHPDVVTRQDNANSKQYLEAITRHVYDNLKMIQHSPSVQMQDVPCDALPPEEERQPEPDPDSRQNTQDTDKIVEPNNEYYSGEKDQDKMDVSES